The Onychomys torridus chromosome 23, mOncTor1.1, whole genome shotgun sequence genome segment tGGGAGCACACGTCTGGGACTCCTCACATCTTGACACATCAGGAGGCAAAGAAAGAGGAGTGCTAGTaccactctcttctggctttcttcTCCCCCTTTTATTCAGGCTGGGCCTCCGGCTCATGGGGCGATGCCACCCACATGCAGGGTAAGTCTTTCCTACTGAGTTAATCTCTGTAAACaccctcatagacatgcccagaggtgtgtctcccgGAGGAACCAGTCAAgctgacagtgaagattaaccaTTACAGCTGTCATGTGACAAGAGAGCTCAGAGGAAAGGGCTCTGGCCTGTTTAGGGCCAACTTGTGGGAGTCCAGCTTCCCTAGACAAACCTCACCCCTCCTAGACAGCCCTTCTCCCTCCACTGATCCTCTAAACCGCCTCAGAGTAGAAAGCCACGGAGCCAAGTGTAAGCAAAAACCCCCATgctacttcatcttaaaaaatttAAGCTCAAGTCCCGGTTCtacctttctctttgtttttatctatcatctatctatctgtctgtctgtctatctatctatctatctatctatctatctatctatctatctatctaaagattgtatttattatgtatgctgtGTTCtgccagcaggccagaagagggcgccagatctcattccagatggttgtgagccaccatgtggttgctgggaactgaactcaggacctctggaagagcagccagtgctgttaacctctgagccatctctccagccccctttctctttgttttcatttgtttgtctgtttgtttagttggttggttggttggtttggtttttgagacagggtttctctgtgtagccctggttgtcctgcagctcgttctgtagcccaggctgtccttgaactcagagatccccctggctctgcctcctgagtgctggggttaaaggtgtgcgctgccgccCGGCTGGTTCCCTCTTTCATTAGCTGATGATGTTAGACAACCAGTAGAGCCTCTCTTTACTTTCTGTGAAACCGGAACAAAGAGGGGTAGCATTCAAAACACTTAACAAGTGGCAGGGTATAGGCTGGATTTCACAGCACAAACACACGCTTTCCAGCCACAACAGTGTCCTAGAGCCCCCATTGTCCCAGGGCTTGACTCTTTAGTTCTCGGGTCATGGGAGAGAGCCTGGGATGTGGGGAGAAGACTGAGACCAAGCTTGGGGTGTGGGTTCAGCCAATGGCCAGTAGAGCTATACTATACTAGTTTCAACTCAGTATTGAGGACAGATTCTTACCTTCCCAGCAACTGTACTTCCAGATCTTTATTTCCACACGAAGTCCCTCAAATCTAAGTGATGGATGTTTAGTTTGATGACCCCAGGCTCTTTCCCAAGCACTCCACTCTACTGTCTTCCTGGGGAATACCCTCCCTCGTTCATTTTATGCTTTGGGAGCTTGGGGTTAGGAAAGAGAAGCTTAGAAAGccgaaggaaagaggaagggggaatGGCCAGGACTGCTGGAGCTGTCCATGGTGCTGGTACCTCATGTAGACATGGAACTGGAGGCCCAGGAGAAAACTATGGGCAAGAAAGGAAGACGAGCAGGTATACACAGCAGGCCCTCTGCCAGTGACGAGGATCAATAAATGGAGACCTTAGATCTGAGGGACTTCACGTTGAAATAAAGACATGACAGCTGGCTTCCTGTGGACATGAAAGCTCTCTTGGGCAAAGATAGGAAAAGAGTTCACTTGTGATTGTTCCATAAGATTTTGTcttcattggatttttttttttttaaccataccaGTTTGCATTATTGGTGTTGCTAACCTTGGTCTCTTTGTTAAAGTGGTGTCTGTCAGAATTTTCCAGTATGAAGTTGTGATTTCATCTATTCCTTATTAGATTTTAGTTCTGCCCAGTTTTTGCTTTTCTAGAATTAGGAGATTAAaactgcagggtggtggtggtggtggtggtggtggaggtacacgactttaatcccagcacttgtgagtttgaagccagcctagtctacagagagagttccaggatagtcagggctacacagagaaatcctgtctcaaaaaactgaaaagaggGAGATTAAAACTGCGTGGGTAaggttgctcagtgggtaaaacacttGCTGGGCAAGTCTGACTGTCTGAGTTGGATACCCAGAACCACATTAGAATGATGTCCCAGATGACACACTCCCATGGCTGACAGTTGCTGCAGTCTGTTGGCCAGGAGCTCTGTCCGGCCATGAACAGAACACCCACATCTAGGTAGAACTAGAAAGAAGTGGTACAGCCATTTCTTACTTGTTAGAGTTATTTAGTTTCAGACCAGCCCCTTACTTTCTTGAGGATGAGGAGGAGCAAAGAACTAGTGGATGTATTTTTAAGCAACCCATATCCTATCTCGGGATCCCCCACAGCATTAAGGTCATTCCTCCTCCAGGGCTACCTTTTTCTAAGAGGGTTATGTCCATTCCTAGACTCATAGGTCCTTTGGCTTGTGGTTAGGAGTGCTTTCTTCTAATACCCCTAAGATGGATTCATCAGTTCCCCTCTTCCTAGTGCTCAACTCCACGGAACCTGCATTCTGACCTAGGTTCTGCTATTacatttgggggaaaaaagtcaCCTCTCTGGGCCTTCATTTCTTCATGTGCAAAGAAAGAAGTATTAATATCCCCCCTTGGTGTTTAGGACTGGAAGCAGTGATGTGAATAGCATGTTTAGCACACTTGACCTTTATTTAGGAAGAGTTCCTGATCAGAAGAAATTAACACAGACAAAGGTGCTTTCTCTCTGggaagctgattttttttcatctctGAAATAGGTATACTAATACTCCTATTCCATCTCCCTGTGGAGTGACAAACATTTTAAAGGGGCTGCAGATAGGGCTACACCAGAGGACAAACACACCCTGACTTGGATAGGAAGGCCCCCATGTCTCTGCCTATCCTGGGTagatgcatgcgtgtgtgcgtgccaGGCAGTGGGTGTGGCTCAAGGCAGTGTAGCACATGGGGCTGGGCTGCTATCTACCCAAAGAAGCCTTATCAGATCTGGGCTGGCCAGGTTCAACCTGAGAAACAAAGAAGCTTTGAGAAGCTgactggggtgtggggtgtggggctgAGCCCCAGCAGGTGCAGCCAtccagaggccagagggcatggGGTGGTGGGAGCTGTCACCACTGGGAGGTTTATCTGGACAGGGGCACCCTCTGGGGTGAGAAACGGGGCTTGTGCTCCCCTTCAGAGGCCTCCATTCCATTCCTCTTTGGGAAGTTGTGCTGAGCTTTTCACATAGGCTGTTAGCTCTGCCCCTGCCACAGTTCCTAGTCCCCACCCCACATCCTTGTCTCTCTTCTGACACCTTTAGCTCCAGTTATCACGTCCTTCAGCCCCTGAGAGTGCCTTGAACCTCACTTCCACACACTAGCTCCTGATGATCCACTCACCTACCTTTGCCCAAGTAATGCAGGGTCATAAAGGCTCAGCCTTGTGTCTTTTTAGTGGAAAGTgcctatttctgtttctgtgatgttAGACCACCACCTAAAGAGCCATTGCCTGGACTCAGCCCTGACCAACCCAGGGTCCACCTACTGTCAAAAAGCCTTCCGTGTGTGCTAAAGGAGAGGAGTGAGGCCCATGTGGCTTCCAATGAGCCATGCCCAGGATGATTTCTACACAAGAGAGAAACCTGCAGGAATGGCTTGGCGTGAGTACATTCAGAGAGGCCCTGGCACAGACAGGAGTGGGTACCTAATTATACTGGGTCTCTCATTGAGGGCAGTCTCCCCAGGCagctccagacacacacacccacatctaggaaattttctaatttcattttctgaaCCCCAACACTGCCGATCTCACTATCTCCAGGTCTCCCCCAGAACACATGGACTTGGACCTATGGACAGAGGGATAATCTGAGTTCCTTCTCCACACACTTTCAACGTATGGGGGTGCCATGGTTTGATTTCAAAATGCatgtgttataaaaaaaaaaatagccctcAGTGTATCTGTGTCAAGAGATAGGACCTGTAAGAGTGATAAGATCTTGAGGTCTCTGCTCTTGTGCATGCATAAATGCCAATATCCTGGGGATGGGTTAACCATTGCTAAGTGAACTCCCGATAAGATGGTGTGTTTGTCCCCTTCATTTAGCTCTCCTGCTGGTTGGCATTATGCCATCAGATGGCACAGcacagaagcccccccccccatgccaaCACTTTGATAGTGTTGGGCAGCACCCAACCTCAGGAACTATGAGAAGGAAATGGCTTTTCCTCACCAGCTACTCCCTCTGTAGTACTCTCTCACGATGGCACTAAATTAAGTAAGATGAAGTAAGATGGAGCGGgagtgcaggcagagagagtgggAGCCTCAGTGCAGGCTGGTGTCTCATGTACCCAGGAAAACCAGCTTTCAGCAACAAAGAGACAGGACAGGAATAAAGCCCCGAAAACTTGATTTCAAGGGCGGCCACTGAGGCCAAACGGTACTTGTGGGTGGCGAGATGAAGGCCCACACTGACAAGCCCCAAACGTGACTTTGGTCCGTTCCTGACCACCATGAGCCCTCCAGTCTTGGCTTCAATCTTTGGTTTTGTTGCTTGAATATCTATACTCTGTCAACATTTTTCTAAccaagctgagctatgtcccacacTGATCTGCCTGgcccaagatctcagcatccaaaaccacgaggtagtgaagagagagagagagagagaaacagagagagagagagagagagagagagagagagaatgtaatccaggtcttaagggtcccccagtggccacaccccaggggcatgtacctcaagaccataggcaggtgtaacagctacCTGCTACCTCTCTGGGGGCGGCACTTccgggcatggctcaaacagctacccactacactatgGCCACTTCCCTAGTCTAGGTTGCCTACTCTTCCTTCAGTTAATGGACTCCCTGCTTCCAGGCTGTCCCTGCTACTCTCTTCTCTCCAGAAGCCAGAGAAGCTTTTGGAAAGTCTGGTCATGAGCTCCTCCTTGGTTAAAGCTCTCTAGGCCCTTTCATTGACTCTAGGCCTTTCCCCCTGGCTCCTGTTGCCTTGGCAATGAACACAATGATTACCATTACCATtattattaattgatttttttctttctgttttattttgttttctcccctGCTCCCTGATCTGTGACTCCCTCCTccactctcttcccctctccctctgtcctccatggCCTGAAGAGATATCTATTCTATGCACCTGTATTCtccaactgtttttttttaataacctaaTCTACCAGATAGAACATCTACCAGaaaagaatgggaaagaaaatggaCAAGGACGTCGTAACTGTCATCTCATACTTCTCGTTAAGAGCTGTGGACCTTTTAGCCTGTGGAGCAAAGATCtgctctggagagatgggtccACTCTAGATATGCCAACGCAGCAGACTTCCAGGCCTGGAATGCCAAGAGTGGCCTTCCAGAGTAGTCACAAGGTTACGGGGGGCGGGGGAGCCCCTTGACATTGGTGGCCTGAGAAATGAACTAGAAGGCTACAAATCTTACCTCTGTCCCTTGTGGTGTCACCTCCAGTGTGCTGTCATTTGGAAAATGGCAATATTACTAAACACACCATACAGGGTTGTTAGAAGCATTAAATGGGCTGCAAGGGTAAAGTCTAGAATAATGATTAGCAACAATCTTCATTAGATGACAGTCTGTGGGGACCTATGGCTCCAACCCTTAGGGCAATGATTGCTTGctgttgcttgtttattttgtgtcaaggtcttatgtagccctgcctggcctggaaaaTTACCACATGtcatgggcatgtgccaccatgacctgtgtttattttgttctgaaacagggtctcatgacATAGCCAGATTGACTTccaattcacaatcctcctgcctcagcctcccaagtgctgggattataggcaagtgACACCTTGTCCAGCCCAGGAACGgtgctttgtattgtttttctgatttccttgATGGTTGCTGGATATCACTGCCTATTTCTCCTCAGCTGATATGACTCAGGCAGGAAAATTGGCCTTATGTTAGAGTAACAGAAAGTGAGGGGTGCTATTCTGTCTTGGCAATAAACTGGCTTTTCTAGGGACACCGCAGCACTTCTATGTGGTGGTGTGGTTTGGGATATGAAATGTCCTCCCATGAAAGCTTGGTAGTGGCACTAACATCTTTCCTCAATGATGAGTTCATAACTGAGTGGGCTATGAGAGGGTAGGGCCTAGATgtaggaagtaggtcactggagggGTCTTTTGAAGGGTAGATCTTGACCCCAGACCCtctactctctctgtctctgtttcccagatGTCATGAGAGGACCAGTGGAGCTGGCAGGCCGTGGAATGAAACCTCAGAGaccatgaaacaaaataaaccatttctctggtttttctcaagtattttctCCTGGTGACAAAATGCTAACTGGGGTCCACAGGCCATTCATCATGTGTGAGATATTTGTAAAAATTAATTCCTGGGCCTCACATGGGAGCTATGGAGACAGAAGCCTGGAAGTCAAGAGCATCCTTTAAACAAGCTGCCCAGGTAATTCTGATGGTTGACAGCTGCTGGTTTAGGGCTTGTCTAAGAAGTCAGAATGGACGGCCAAGAAACATGAATTCCACAGAAGCTTTTCTTTCCATACTTCAGTCCATTACTAATAGAAAAGAGTTTAAAAGCCAGGCCCTTTCTGAGAAAGTTCAAGACAAATAGGAGAGCAACTTTCACTAGGGCACAATATCATGGTTCTGGGTATGTGGCATGACCACAGTTTAGTTACCTCTGTTCTGTCTCTGGCACAGCCATGTTTAGAGAAAACTGTGAAAGCCCTGCCCCATGCTCATCTGCCAGGTGAGAAAGGGCTTGTAGTGAGGCCAGGAGATCTGAGGTTTGCCCTTAAAGGAAGGCACCTAGACCACCGATGCATGACTGTAGCTAACTGTGCATTGGCCCCACTCAACATCCTGAACTCCATGGCTctaacaatttaaataatttttattacaaaagaaaggaaagaccaAAACATTCCCAAAATTGTCCCATGGGTTCCCCctccatgaaaataaataaggtgAGGGAGACAGactggaggagggggtggggttgTGGTTCAGCAGAAAAGGGAGCTTAGTCTGGGCAAGGGTGGCAAGGTCACCCAGGCTCCTCCCCCAGTGCCAGGTACTAGGGTCGCATTGCCTGGAACAGAGACTCTGCCCATTGACAGTGAAGTCTGGGGATATATCTGCAGGAGTGTGGCCTTCAGAGAAGGTCATGTTTCAGGCTGGCCAGGCTGGCTGTGGTCTTTCAGTTCTGGGAGGCAATGAGTCCAGCCAGCTCCCCTCTGGCTCCTAGGGAATCTAGCAGCATTGACTGAGGTGTAAGCCCACCTATGGGCAGACTCTCTTCATACTGTGATCAGTTGCCAACAGTGAAGTCACAAACCCAGGCCCCAGGAAAACTGGGGTAAGCAGTCCACAGACAGATGGAATGGGTCCTCCCTGTGCACGGAGGTGGGCTGTGAAGAATCGCAGTAAGAGCTAGTTGGGTTTCAAGGTCTCTGGAAAAAGAGAGCCTACCACCCCTTGTCAGCTTAGTTCACAGCTCTACCACTACACCAAAATGAGGGCATGGGGCCCAGCACCACCTGGTCAAGTCTCAATGGTGTCTCCACTCCGGACAGAGTATGGAGACAAGTATCCGCAGGCCAGGTGCCTTCCAAGGTCAGAGCCTTCCTGGTGAGGAGGCATTTGGACCCAGCATAGCAGTTCCAGGAGGGCAGGGGTTAGAGTCTTTTCAGCTTCCTGCCCCGGACATGCCCAGTGGATGGAAACTGCTCTCTTCTAACAAGAGACGCCCCAGGCGGTAGAGCAGCTGAGGGTACCAATGAACCCCCTCACTTGGGGTCCAGCTGCCCCACGCCAAGCTGGGAAACAGTCGCAAGGGCCAGAAGGCCaactgagccaggtggtggtctGCCACAGCTGCAAAGCAGGAGGCCACCACATCCTCCACCACCAATGTCCCATGCCTTGTGAGTGGAGCATAGGACCCAAGGGCCACATGGGTGGAGACAGCTGCCACCCGAGCAGGCTGTAGGCCCGGCACCCCTGCTACCAGCACATATTGGCCTGGCTGCACGTGGCTGGCAAATGTGGCCCGGAAGTGGGCTGCTGGTTCTGTGTGATTGTCAGCAATAAAGAGCAGGTGGGCAGGCGTGAGTGCCAGCCGACGTGGGGGATCCTGGGTCTCGATGACCTGGAAAGCTCTCAGCCTGCTTGGCTCACGGTCCAGGAAAATGAGCACATCACTGAAGGTGGGGTTCCCATCCTCCCCCATGGCCAGCACCCGGTCTCCTGGCTTCACAGCTGACAGGGCCACACGTGCCCCGTTCTCTAGGCGCACCTGGGCTCCAGCAGGGAAGCAGCCACCGGTCTTGGCGGCAGCCGAATGCTCTGTGGGTAGAAGGACATGAAGGTGTTACTGCTGGATGATCACATTCTCAGGTACAGTGCCCCTCTCCTAGCCACCCTAGCCCTGGGTGGGGGGTAGCTGCTCTTGTTTTCTTGTTATCACTATACCTCAGCCTCTGCTGACCCATCCCAACCCATATTGTggttctctgtccctctcctctcCAGCCCAAACCCTGGCCAGTGAGGGAGGGGATCACATAGGGGCTCTAACCCCAGGTGATGTGGCCATCTGGTCACCTTCTGCTGTCAAGCACCCAGAGGCTGGAGGTCAGCAGAGCCATTGGCTACTTATGGCCTGACCCCAGAAAAGCTACCGTCTTGTGGAAATGGGGGATTGCTTAGCTTTGATGGTCTGTTCTACCACTGAAATGGCCCTTCCAGACTGATGTTGCAAGGGCTGTGATGTGGCTGACCATTTGAATCTATGGACATTAGAGGAAAGCCAACCCACGGAGAAAACAAACCCCTAAAACATCCTCACAGTGAGTGCTCAGGGACGAGTTAACAGAAAGGAATTGTCACGTTCAGTTCACGTGTTGGTCACTTGTTCAAGGACCGGATGCAGTGGCATCAGAAGGTGGAATGGAGGACAGTGTTTGGGGTCAGGAGTCATGAACAGAAGTGGCCACTTGGGAGCTGACCTTGGCTCAGTGTTTTAGACGAAGGTGGGTATGATTTTAAGTACACACAGTTGGGAGGGCTAAGTTGTGGGCAGGGATTATTGGTAGGATCACCCTTGTGAACTCAGGTAGATCAAAACTACCAAAAAAAGATCTAGTGTGCCAGTCTGTGAGTGCAACTACGATATGGTCCCATGGGGAGGGTGGAGCC includes the following:
- the Ihh gene encoding indian hedgehog protein; the protein is MSPAWLRPRLRFCLLLLLLLLVPAARGCGPGRVVGSRRRPPRKLVPLAYKQFSPNVPEKTLGASGRYEGKIARSSERFKELTPNYNPDIIFKDEENSGADRLMTQRCKDRLNSLAISVMNQWPGVKLRVTEGWDEDGHHSEESLHYEGRAVDITTSDRDRNKYGLLARLAVEAGFDWVYYESKAHVHCSVKSEHSAAAKTGGCFPAGAQVRLENGARVALSAVKPGDRVLAMGEDGNPTFSDVLIFLDREPSRLRAFQVIETQDPPRRLALTPAHLLFIADNHTEPAAHFRATFASHVQPGQYVLVAGVPGLQPARVAAVSTHVALGSYAPLTRHGTLVVEDVVASCFAAVADHHLAQLAFWPLRLFPSLAWGSWTPSEGVHWYPQLLYRLGRLLLEESSFHPLGMSGAGS